The nucleotide sequence CCTAGAGGCTGTGAAGTAACTAGCTTGGCCATGCTATTACAATTCGCGGGAGTAAGTGTAGACAAAATGACATTAGCAGAGGAAGTAATCAGAGTCCCTTTTGAAGAGAACGGACTAAGAGGGAATCCTTACAATGGCTTCGTTGGAAATATGTACACCTTTGATGAGCCTGGCCTAGGCGTCTACCACGGACCGATTGCAGAATTAGGAAAGAAATATTTAAGTAGTATTGTCGATCTTACTGGCCAATCATTCGATGCTGTTATCAATCAACTAAACGCAGGAAAGCCTGTTTGGGTGATTAATAACACCACATTCAGTCATCTGTCGAATGGCTATTGGGAAACTTGGAATACTTCTAATGGAGAAATTCAGATTACTTATAAGGAACATTCCGTACTAGTAACTGGTTACGATGATCAATACATCTATTTTAATGATCCCCTTGCTATGATTAAAAATAGGAAGGTTTCCAGAGAAGATTTTATCGCTGGGTGGGAGCAAATTGGCAGTCAAGCTATTTCTTATAATTAAGGAAAATTTTACATCTATATTTTTACAAAACATGCTATAATAATGGAAAATTCGTGGTCATATTACGAGGTGCGATTAGATGCAGAAAAAGACGATATTATCCGTTGCCGCGACTGCGGTTGTAGCTACTACAATATTTGCTACTCCGATTGATGCTGCTACTTATAAAGTGAAAAAAGGCGATTCGCTATGGCGGATTGCCCAAAAATATAATACAGGCGTTACACAATTAAAAACACTGAACAAATTAAAAAGTACGGTTGTGTTTCCCAACCAGGTTCTTACCGTGGCAACTGCAAAAACTTCTTCTAAAGCTACTAAAAAGCCAACGGTTAAGAAGACAGTAACAAAGTCAAAAGCAACAGGTACAACATCTACATATAAGGTAAAATCCGGTGATTCCTTAAGCAAAATTGCAGCAAAGCATAAAATAACACTTAAGCAGCTAATTGAATGGAATAAACTTAAATCCACTGTGATTTATCCTGGAAATGTATTGATAGTTTCAAGTAAGGTCACTACTCCTAAAAAAACTAATACTGCACCAAAACCACAACCAAAGCCAGTAGTGAAACCTAAACCAGTCACAAATCCGAAGCCTTCCATTTCTAAACCAATCTCCACTACTGTATATACAGTTAAAGCTGGTGACTCTCTTTGGAAGATTAGTCAGACCTATAAGATTGGGGTTGAGGACCTTAAAAAATGGAACAAACTGAAAACGGATAGTATTTACGTCGGGCAGAAATTAAAAATTTCAAAAGTAGCGAAAGAAGTAGCTCTTCCAACACCGCTACCAAATGAAGTTCCTTCGGATCAAGGTGATTATAATGTTACGAAGTTGATAGCTGAAGCAACTGCATTATTTGGAACCCCATATCAGTTTGGTGGATCCACACCGGTGGGCTTTGATTGCAGTGGATTTATTTTTCACGTGTTCAATCTAGCTGGTAAAGATATAGCAAGATATTCTAGTGAAGGCTATTACAACCGTTCTTTCTATGTAAACAAACCTCAACTTGGTGATTTAGTGTTTTTTGAAAACACGTATAAAAAAGGAATTTCTCACGTTGGGATTTATGCAGGTAACAATACTTTTATCCATGCGGGTGAAACGGGTGTAACTACATCTAGTTTAACGAATTCTTATTGGAACCAGCACTTTGATGGATTCAAACGTTTATATTAATAACCTCGGGTTTGTACCCAAGGTTATTTTTTTGTCCTTGTTTTTCGTACGAATGATACATCTAACTTGAAGAATAATACAGGTATATATAAGGTTTGGAGGTGTAATAGCATGAGCAGCAAAGCAATAGTTACAATCATTTTATGTGTTCTAATAGCGAGTTCATTCTTATTGTATAAGTATGGAGGGGTAGAAGCACTAGAAAACGAACCAGATACCAAAAGACTCATTTATATTCCCATCGGCGATAGCTTAGCGGAAGGCTGGCATGCTACTACAAAAGATAAAAGTTATATTTCTATTTTATCTCAGTTCATACAAAAGGGGTTGGGATATAACGTTATTACAAAGAACGGTGTTCGAGTAGCAGGAGCAGGATTAAAAGATGCGGCAATGCCAAATATCTCAAAAATAATAATGGAACACCCTGACCTCATAACTATCGAATTTGGGACCAATGATTCAAATAGAAATAAAAAAGCTTATGTTCCACCAGAAGAATTTAAGATGCTCCTCTGGCACTTAGTAGAACGGCTCCAACAAGCTCCAAGCAACCCTAAGATTATACTGGTTACAACTTGGAATCGAGGCCAGGATTCTTTGAAGTATGATCATATTATTAAAGCAGTAGCAGAAGAAAGGGATATCGCAGTCGCTAACATACAAAATGTGTGGATGAACAGAACGGACACTTGTGGACCAGATAAACTCGTTACATACAATGGATTAAGTGATAACTGGCATCCTAATGATAAAGGCCATCAAGAAATTGCTGAAATTATATTTGAACAAGCAAAAAAATTATTAAAGGAACAGAATTAGAAAGGGACACAGGCTATGTGTTCTTTTTTACATTTCTTCAACTATAACCCCATGTAATCCTAATCCAGACATTGAAATACTACAAAAAATGAATTGTTCCTCTCATATTTCTACTAACCTACCATTTTTATCTACGATTATGTCCATAACACTGTATTATGGTTACAAATCGATTACATTCAATATTTTTCGACAAAGCACATGCTATACTCTGGATATCAAAATGACAAACTCAAGGAGTGAACAAAACATTCATGAAAAAAACAACAAAGACATTGATCACTGTTGCTACTAGTTTTGTTTTATCCACTGGATTTTCAAGTAAAGCGGATGCTGCTACTTATACGGTAAAATCTGGTGACAGCCTTTGGAGAATCTCTCAAACTTATAATGTGAGTATTAGTGAATTACAAACTATAAATAATCTTTCTGGATACACTATTTATCCTGGTCAAACGCTTGAAACAACAAGAGAAACAACTTCTATTACAAATACAGATGGAAGTGCAAGCACTTATACAGTTAAATCGGGAGATAGCCTTTGGGCAATCAGCAGAGCTCATAATCTATCTGTCTCTCAATTAAAGTCGTTGAATAACCTAAGCTCTAATACGATTTATGTTGGACAAGTTTTAAAAGTTAGCGGTTCAGCCACCTCAACACCTGTACCACCGACAACACAACAGTCTTATAAAACAGCCTTAGTTGCAGAAGCAAAAAAACACATCGGCACACCTTACAAGTGGGCTGGAAATGCTCCTGGTGGATTCGACTGTAGTGGGTTTATTTACTACACACACAACCAGGTTGGGAAGAAAATTTCTCGTCTATCTGCAGCAAGCTATTACAACATGGCTACAAAAATCAGCAGTCCAGAACCTGGGGATCTCGTTTTCTTTAAAGACACTTATAAGAGCGGCATCAGTCATATGGGTATCTTTGTAGGAAACAACTCGTTCGTGCACGCTGCTTCTAGTGGGGTTCAGCTTACAAGCTTGAGTAATACGTATTGGAAAGGTCACTTTGCTGGATACGGTAAATTTTAATCATAGAACGATAACAAAAACCAGATGAGTCAGCTCATCTGGTTTTGCTTTACATTCAGAAGTTCTTCTATGACTTTTAAGGATGTCAATGCATCATCTCCTGTAATAATTGGCTGTCTATCACGGAGAATACAATCAACAAAATGATCCACTATTCCGGTATTCGTTTGATTATCGTTTGTTTGAATCCCTTCAACCTTGTACTTCTCCATATCTCCATTACTATGTTCTACGACTAACTGATGCTCCTGTTCATAGTAAATCTTTAATATCCCTTTCTGACAATATATAATGGTACTATTATCCTCCGAGCCATAGTATGTCCATGAGAAGGATCCAGTTCCTATTCTTCCTCGTTTTGTTTTCATGATACAAACAACATTATCGCATACCTCAATTGGTTGTTGATTCTCATCCTTTTTATCTAAAGCACCATGAAAAGCTTGAATATCCTGTATATCATCATCCAGTAAGTAGTGAATTAAGTCTATTTTGTGAATGCCTAAATCACCCGCAACTCCTGTATGGGAACGATTCTTTTTAAAGAACCAAGTACTAGACGACTTGTTTATCCCCCAATATTCTGGTCCCCTATGGCCAAAAGTAGTTTTAAATGTTAATACTTCTCCTAGTTGTTTGGAGGATAGGATTTCTTTCGCTTTTTGATGCGCTTTATTGAATCGTTGGTTGTGATCAACCATTAATATTTTGTTGGATTTTTTTTGGGCATCAATGATAAGGTTTGCATGATCAACCGTAATGGCTATAGGCTTTTCACAAAGAACATGTTTACCATATAATAATGCTTCTGTAGAGTAAATATGGTGAGAATCATTGGAAGAGCAGTCACTTATTGCTGTTATAGAAGGATTCTGAAAGAGTTCTTCTATTGTTTCAACAACCTGACCAGAACAGGTATTAGCAAGCTGTCTCGCTCTTTCGACATTCCGATCGTAAAAATAAATTTGATCTACAAACGGATTGGCCATATATTCAGGAACATGTCGAAGTCTTGCAATGGATCCACAACCAATAATCCCTACATTTATCTTCTGCATGCAGCATTTCCTCCTATTCTCGTTTTTGGAATAGTACCGCTATAATAATGATCAATCCTTTAACCAATCCTTGTAAATATGGAGAGATATTCATTAGATTCATCATATTATTTAATACTCCTAGTAGTAATACCCCAAAGAAGGTTCCTATTACTTTTCCTCGCCCACCAGTCATTCTTGTTCCACCGATGATAACGGCTGCTATGGCGTCTAACTCGTATAAATTTCCCGAACTAGATGAGGAAATAGAATTTAGTCGAGACGTTTCAATTAAAGCAGCAATTCCAACCATTAAACCGCCTAATGTATAGACTCCTATCTTAATCCGATCTACCCGAATGGCAGATAACAAAGCAGCCTTTTCATTACTTCCTATCGCATATACATAACGACCAAACCTCGTTTTGTGCATGAGCACATAAATAGCAGCAGTTAATAGTAAAAAGAATATAATAGGGTAATCAATCATTCCAAGCGAACTGTTCGATATATTCATGAAAGCAGAAACTTCGCTTGTTTGACTCCCCCCATCTGCAATATAAAGGGCAATCGATCTAGCACCAGCCATCATTCCAAGTGTTGCAATGAAGGAGGCAATCTTTCCTTTTGCGATTAGCATACCGTTCATGAGCCCTATTATCGTACCTGCTGCTAAGGCAGTCAGTATTCCTACAAAAACATTATCCGTTGCATTCAAAGCCATCACTGTTAGGACACCAATTAATGCTAAGGAAGATCCCACCGATAAATCGATACCACCTGAAAGCATTATCACTGTCATACCTAATGCAATAATACCAATGGCTGAAACTTGCATCATGATGTTCAACATATTCTGGATCTCTAAAAATCTACTATTCATTATGGAAGCAATTATCACAATGATTAAAAAAGCGATTACAACGCTATAATCACTCCGTATCCATGAAAGGCTTCTGAGTCTATGCTTTGGGGGCATAGTGTTTTCTTCCATCTGTAGATTAACCAACTCTCTCTCCTCCCTTCACTGCACCTGTTGCATATTTCATAATTTCTTCTTCACTAGTTTCTAAGCCATTAAAAGTCCCTGTTATTTCCCCTTGAAACATGACGTGTACTCGATCACAGATTCTCAGTATCTCTGGCGCTTCTGAGGAAAGAATAATGATGGCCTTTCCTAGTTTAGCCAAGTGAATAATGTGCTGATAAATTTCACTTTTCGCCCCGACGTCGATGCCTTGAGTCGGATTATCAAAAATTAAAACATCAGAATCCTGTTCTAGCCATTTTGCAATGACGACCTTTTGTTGATTACCTCCACTTAGAGCGTCAATGGGGGCATGAGGATCACTGACTTTAATATTTAGCTGTTTTCTATAGTGTAAAAATCGTTCATATTCTTTTTTATCACTGATAAGCCCTCCTTTTTCAAAATGATTCATGGAAGAAAGACTCATATTATGGATTACGCTTAGGTCTTTTACGATTGCGTTTTCCTTTCGATTTTTTGGAACTAGACCAATTCCTGCTTTCACCGCTTTACTCGGATGAGTTAATTTAACTGACTTTCCGAATACTTCAACAGAACCTGTGAAATTTTGGCGATACCCAAAAATGCTTTCAAACAATTCTGTCCTTCCATCACCAGCTAGACCAGTAAAACCTACTATTTCTCCTTTAGATACAGAGAAGTTTATTTGGCGGAAGGAGGAACTTGTTAAGTTTTGGACCGTCAATACAGCTTCTCCATGCTTCTTAGTTTGTTGCAAGGCATCCGTTGAAACCGATTTTCCGACCATGAGTTGTGTTATCTCATCAATTGTAGTTTTCTTCATCTCGCCACTTTTAATAAATTCTCCATCTCGCAAAATCGTGTATCGATCACAAACAGACTGAATTTCTTTTAATTTGTGGGAAATGTATATGATAGAAACCCCGGATTCCTTCAGTGAACGCATTAATTCGAATAGCTTTTCGATTTCATGATCCGTTAGTGAGGTTGTTGGTTCATCCATGATTATAATATTGGAATTTTTTAATAATGCTTTTCCAATCTCAATCAATTGCTTATACGAAGTTTCTAAGTCGCGGACATACGTTTTTGGATTCACAGAGACACCTAGCTTTTTTAAAACTTCATTAGTTCGTTCACACATTTGTTTTACATTTACAATCCCAAATTTATTACGAAGCTCTGATCCTAGAAACATATTTTCATAAACCGTTAAATCCGTTACCACATTCAGTTCCTGATGGATAAAGCTAATTCCCCGTTGCTGTGAATTGCGAGGAGTATCCATGGAAACCTTTTGTCCATCCATATATATGGACCCCTCGTCCGGTGTTAATACCCCACCAAGAATATTCATCAAGGTTGATTTGCCAGCACCATTCTCTCCGAGTAAAGCGTGTATCTCACCCTTTTTTACATGGAAATCAACACCATGTAGTACTTCCACCTGATTAAATGATTTCCTAATACTGCTCATTTGAAGTAGTAATTCCTGATTCACTTTTCTACTCCTTCCTTAGGGGAATGGGGGAAGGCTATGTTTTCCTTTCCCCATTTGTTTGTTCTAATAATTTGCATCTGGATTATAATGGTCTGCCACATTTTCTTCCGTAATTTGAGTTGCTTCAAGAACAACCTCTTCTTCCTCCGGCTCCTCACCATTAGCAAGCTTAGCCCCAACCTTTACCCCATCTTTGACCATTAGAGGTGAATACAGAAAAGTAGCTTTTAATAAACCACCGTCTTGGATTATTTCATATGCTTCTTTATGACCACCTGCACCTGTAACAAATTGAATATCTGTGCGATTAGCCTCATTTATAGCTTGTATGACACCTAGGGCCATCTCATCATCATGTGTGTACACAGCATCAATTTCTGGGTTAGCTTGTAAAATGTTTTCCATTACCTTTAAAGAAGCCTCCGTTTGGAAGTCCCCTGATTGAGTCGAGATGATTTCAATATCTGAACCTTCTATAGACTCATAAAACCCTTCACTCCGTAGTGTCGTTACAGAGCTTGGGGATCCTGTGATCTCAACAATCTTTCCACTACCGCCAAGATGTTCCACAAAATACTTACCTGCGTTGGCACCAATTCCTTTGTTATCCCCTTTAACTAGAACTGTAGCTGTGTCATTTGTTAGTTCACGATCCACAATTACAAGAGGAATCCCTGCTTCCTTAATTTTTGTCCCAACTGGAGATAACGCCTCTGATTCAATGGGAAGCATAACAATCGCGTCCACTTCCTGTGTAAGTAAGTCATCCACATTATTTGCTTGTGTCGTTGGATCCGCAGCAGTTGTAAACACATAGTCATCAATTGTCCCATCTTCCACTAGAGCCTTCGCTTGATCTTCAGCATTTTGAATTAATGCCCCCAGCCATCCATGATCCGCGGAAGGCATTGCAAGGCCTAATACAACCTTGTCATCCCCATCACCAGAACTTCCGCTTGATGAGTTTGAACATCCGATTAATCCAAAAACCAAAACAATTGCGAGAAGTAAAAATAACAAACGTTTCATTTCATTCCACCCCTTCATTTTAATGTAAACGATTACATTTCAGAGGTAAAATATACGACATTAAATACCCAATAATGTCGTATTATTTTTTTGTTCAAAGATGTTGTTTCTTCTATTATAGACTGCGAGATTTTGTTGTAGGTAAGGATAAGAATTACTTTTGAGATGTATTTCAGAAGATAAATCTTGAAGTGGTTTCTAAAATGATAAACTAGTGATGCGAACCTTTTTGTAATCGTTTACATTTTTATATTAGTTTAACTTACACTATTTGTCAACAATAATTTTTGTAGTTACAAATTAAAAACCATGGAATTATCCATGGCTTTTACATATTTCTTTTAATTGCCTCCGCCAACAATGCAGCACGATAAGGTAGGTTCCCAAGAATAATATGTTCATTCTCAGCATGAGCTCCGTCTCCCTTAGGACCTAGTCCATCAATAGTTGGAACCTCTAAGGCAGCTGTTAAGTTCCCGTCACTTCCGCCACCGGATGCACCCTCTTCCAGATTATAGCCGTGACTTGCAGCAATTTCCTTTAGCTGTTGATATAACTCTTCTACTTCTTCCGTACGCTCCAATGGAAAACGATTAATTCGTCCTTCTACCGTTACTGACGTTCCTTCTACAAAAGTAGGTCGATCCAGAATTGCTTGTTCAAGAGCCTTTGCCTGCTCTTCTGTATCAAAACGAACATCGACTTCCGCTTCTGCATATGCCGCAACAACATTACGTCTCGTTCCACCTTTGATTTTCCCAATATTTATGGAAATTCCCTGTTCACAGTCATCTAAATTTTTCAAGTCCGTAATCTGCAGTGCAAGCTCCTCAATAGCACTGGCCCCATCCCAAGGGTTGATTCCAGCATGAGAAGATTTCCCCTTAATCTTTAGTTTAAATATACCGATACCTTTTCTTGCTGTTTTTACTGCTCCTGATTTGGCAATACTACATTCTGGAACGAAAACAATGGAGCTTTTCTGTGCTTCCTCTTCGATTAAATCACGGGAGTGTTGACTTCCAATTTCTTCATCAGAGGTCGCAAGAAATACAACTTTTCTATTTCCAATATGACCTAATTCCTTTAAAGCTTTCAACGCCCACAAGGTAATCGTAAGACCACCCTTCATATCAAACACACCTGGACCATAAAGCTTCCCTTTTTCTTTCCTTATTGGAATAGCACCCTTGTCCCAAACCGTGTCATAATGGCCAATGATTAGTATTTGATCCTGTGCTTCTTCATTTCCGAAGGTGAATTTATATTGATTTCCCACTTTTTCCTTCTTAATCATTTCAATTTTTCCGTGAACGAGTCGCTTGAACTCATCCTTTAAAACCAAACCACATTGGTCCGATAGTTCTTTATTTTTCGACGGAGATTCTGCTTCTACAAGATGTAATAACGTCTCCTCGATTTCTGTTTGGTGTTGCTTTAGGTAATCCACAATCGATGACATTGTGTTCCTCTCCTGTTGTCGGATATTCCCGATTTTTATATAGATAAACTGATTATAGCATAATCATTCAGACAAATTCGTTGGATGATTTTGTAATTAAAGTTAGTTTCTACTCACCCTATACCCTTTTTTCCATGAAATATTCCTCTTCCTTATGCATGATAACAACGATTACGCGGCAATCTATTGTTATAGGAGGTGTGCTAACCATGGCTCAAGATGTACTATGTGAAGTAAGCAACTGTAAATACTGGGCAAATGGCAACAAGTGTGCCGCAGAAGCTATTTATGTTGTAAGCCATAGAGGGAAAGAGGCGTCCAAGCAAGAAGAAACGGATTGCCAAACCTTCGAGCCTCAAGTGTAAGCCACAAAGCCTTCTTTCATATAGCCTAGCTTCCTCGACGAGGAGGTTAGGCTTATTTGAATAGGGCGATTGAATGTTAGCATTTAAGGGAAAGAGTAAGGATAGGAACTTATTCAGAGGAGAATATCATATGATACAGGTCATTGCCATTACAAAAGAGAACAAAACAATATCTGGGATTACCATTGAACAGCTTAAGGAGATGGATTATAAATGGTTTTGGATAGACTTTAATCAGCCAGAAGAACACGAAATAAGAGAGTTAGATAAAGCCCTTCGATTCCATCCACTTGCCATTGAAGACTGCATACATAGCTTGCAACGACCGAAGCTTGATTATTATGACAGTTATACCTTTTATGTAACCCACGCAATCATGAAAGAGGACCTAGGTCGAAATGAAATAAACTTCTTTATCGGAAAAGATTACATTGTTTCCTTTCATCATCAAGATGCGAAAGAAGTAAATGCAGTTTGGAATCGAGTCCTTTCTCTTGAAAATTTAGAAAAATGGGATGAGTATCGTTGTTTTTATGAAATTCTAGATAAAATCGTTGATAATTATTTCCCTATCGTTTATGAATTAGAGGATGCTTTAAATGAGATAGAGGAGAATGATGAAGAAAAGCCAATGGATGAGTTGTTGGATCGTCTGTTTGATATTCGGCACCAGTTACTAGCCTTAAGACATACGATTAACCCTGTAAGAGATTTGTTGTATCGAATGTTAAACTCTCACCATCTTTCCTTAGTTTTAGATCGGCGTGAATATTTTGTCGATATTTACGACCATTTATTGAAGCTATCTGAAATGGTAAGCTCAAATCGCGAAATCGCGAACGACATACGTGATAATTATATTTCCATTAACTCTCATCAGCAGAATCAAGTTATTCAAGTATTAACGGTGATTACGTCTATTTTCGCACCATTAACATTTATTGCTGGGATCTATGGGATGAATTTTCAGCGTATGCCTGAGTTGATGTGGGATTATGGATATTTTATCGTACTGGGTTTGATGGGTGTTATTGCAGTGCTGATGTTTATTTGGTTTAAAAGGAAGGGCTGGTTTTAGATGCGAAAAAAAGAGCAGAAAATCCTGCTCATTTAGTAGTCATTTTTAAAAGTGCTTTTTCTAAGTCTGTCATGACTTCTTTTAATGTAGCTCCATTTGTTCCTTTTTCATAAACACTCATTAAAAGATCTTTTAATTGATCCTTTTCACTTGCTACCGTTTTCATTGCATATCCTCCAACATATAATGATCGATGCATT is from Radiobacillus kanasensis and encodes:
- a CDS encoding C40 family peptidase; translated protein: MQKKTILSVAATAVVATTIFATPIDAATYKVKKGDSLWRIAQKYNTGVTQLKTLNKLKSTVVFPNQVLTVATAKTSSKATKKPTVKKTVTKSKATGTTSTYKVKSGDSLSKIAAKHKITLKQLIEWNKLKSTVIYPGNVLIVSSKVTTPKKTNTAPKPQPKPVVKPKPVTNPKPSISKPISTTVYTVKAGDSLWKISQTYKIGVEDLKKWNKLKTDSIYVGQKLKISKVAKEVALPTPLPNEVPSDQGDYNVTKLIAEATALFGTPYQFGGSTPVGFDCSGFIFHVFNLAGKDIARYSSEGYYNRSFYVNKPQLGDLVFFENTYKKGISHVGIYAGNNTFIHAGETGVTTSSLTNSYWNQHFDGFKRLY
- a CDS encoding SGNH/GDSL hydrolase family protein, which encodes MSSKAIVTIILCVLIASSFLLYKYGGVEALENEPDTKRLIYIPIGDSLAEGWHATTKDKSYISILSQFIQKGLGYNVITKNGVRVAGAGLKDAAMPNISKIIMEHPDLITIEFGTNDSNRNKKAYVPPEEFKMLLWHLVERLQQAPSNPKIILVTTWNRGQDSLKYDHIIKAVAEERDIAVANIQNVWMNRTDTCGPDKLVTYNGLSDNWHPNDKGHQEIAEIIFEQAKKLLKEQN
- a CDS encoding C40 family peptidase; the protein is MKKTTKTLITVATSFVLSTGFSSKADAATYTVKSGDSLWRISQTYNVSISELQTINNLSGYTIYPGQTLETTRETTSITNTDGSASTYTVKSGDSLWAISRAHNLSVSQLKSLNNLSSNTIYVGQVLKVSGSATSTPVPPTTQQSYKTALVAEAKKHIGTPYKWAGNAPGGFDCSGFIYYTHNQVGKKISRLSAASYYNMATKISSPEPGDLVFFKDTYKSGISHMGIFVGNNSFVHAASSGVQLTSLSNTYWKGHFAGYGKF
- a CDS encoding Gfo/Idh/MocA family protein — protein: MQKINVGIIGCGSIARLRHVPEYMANPFVDQIYFYDRNVERARQLANTCSGQVVETIEELFQNPSITAISDCSSNDSHHIYSTEALLYGKHVLCEKPIAITVDHANLIIDAQKKSNKILMVDHNQRFNKAHQKAKEILSSKQLGEVLTFKTTFGHRGPEYWGINKSSSTWFFKKNRSHTGVAGDLGIHKIDLIHYLLDDDIQDIQAFHGALDKKDENQQPIEVCDNVVCIMKTKRGRIGTGSFSWTYYGSEDNSTIIYCQKGILKIYYEQEHQLVVEHSNGDMEKYKVEGIQTNDNQTNTGIVDHFVDCILRDRQPIITGDDALTSLKVIEELLNVKQNQMS
- a CDS encoding ABC transporter permease, with the translated sequence MVNLQMEENTMPPKHRLRSLSWIRSDYSVVIAFLIIVIIASIMNSRFLEIQNMLNIMMQVSAIGIIALGMTVIMLSGGIDLSVGSSLALIGVLTVMALNATDNVFVGILTALAAGTIIGLMNGMLIAKGKIASFIATLGMMAGARSIALYIADGGSQTSEVSAFMNISNSSLGMIDYPIIFFLLLTAAIYVLMHKTRFGRYVYAIGSNEKAALLSAIRVDRIKIGVYTLGGLMVGIAALIETSRLNSISSSSSGNLYELDAIAAVIIGGTRMTGGRGKVIGTFFGVLLLGVLNNMMNLMNISPYLQGLVKGLIIIIAVLFQKRE
- a CDS encoding sugar ABC transporter ATP-binding protein, which produces MNQELLLQMSSIRKSFNQVEVLHGVDFHVKKGEIHALLGENGAGKSTLMNILGGVLTPDEGSIYMDGQKVSMDTPRNSQQRGISFIHQELNVVTDLTVYENMFLGSELRNKFGIVNVKQMCERTNEVLKKLGVSVNPKTYVRDLETSYKQLIEIGKALLKNSNIIIMDEPTTSLTDHEIEKLFELMRSLKESGVSIIYISHKLKEIQSVCDRYTILRDGEFIKSGEMKKTTIDEITQLMVGKSVSTDALQQTKKHGEAVLTVQNLTSSSFRQINFSVSKGEIVGFTGLAGDGRTELFESIFGYRQNFTGSVEVFGKSVKLTHPSKAVKAGIGLVPKNRKENAIVKDLSVIHNMSLSSMNHFEKGGLISDKKEYERFLHYRKQLNIKVSDPHAPIDALSGGNQQKVVIAKWLEQDSDVLIFDNPTQGIDVGAKSEIYQHIIHLAKLGKAIIILSSEAPEILRICDRVHVMFQGEITGTFNGLETSEEEIMKYATGAVKGGERVG
- a CDS encoding substrate-binding domain-containing protein encodes the protein MKRLLFLLLAIVLVFGLIGCSNSSSGSSGDGDDKVVLGLAMPSADHGWLGALIQNAEDQAKALVEDGTIDDYVFTTAADPTTQANNVDDLLTQEVDAIVMLPIESEALSPVGTKIKEAGIPLVIVDRELTNDTATVLVKGDNKGIGANAGKYFVEHLGGSGKIVEITGSPSSVTTLRSEGFYESIEGSDIEIISTQSGDFQTEASLKVMENILQANPEIDAVYTHDDEMALGVIQAINEANRTDIQFVTGAGGHKEAYEIIQDGGLLKATFLYSPLMVKDGVKVGAKLANGEEPEEEEVVLEATQITEENVADHYNPDANY
- a CDS encoding M20 family metallopeptidase, giving the protein MSSIVDYLKQHQTEIEETLLHLVEAESPSKNKELSDQCGLVLKDEFKRLVHGKIEMIKKEKVGNQYKFTFGNEEAQDQILIIGHYDTVWDKGAIPIRKEKGKLYGPGVFDMKGGLTITLWALKALKELGHIGNRKVVFLATSDEEIGSQHSRDLIEEEAQKSSIVFVPECSIAKSGAVKTARKGIGIFKLKIKGKSSHAGINPWDGASAIEELALQITDLKNLDDCEQGISINIGKIKGGTRRNVVAAYAEAEVDVRFDTEEQAKALEQAILDRPTFVEGTSVTVEGRINRFPLERTEEVEELYQQLKEIAASHGYNLEEGASGGGSDGNLTAALEVPTIDGLGPKGDGAHAENEHIILGNLPYRAALLAEAIKRNM
- a CDS encoding DUF1540 domain-containing protein; this encodes MAQDVLCEVSNCKYWANGNKCAAEAIYVVSHRGKEASKQEETDCQTFEPQV
- the corA gene encoding magnesium/cobalt transporter CorA — encoded protein: MIQVIAITKENKTISGITIEQLKEMDYKWFWIDFNQPEEHEIRELDKALRFHPLAIEDCIHSLQRPKLDYYDSYTFYVTHAIMKEDLGRNEINFFIGKDYIVSFHHQDAKEVNAVWNRVLSLENLEKWDEYRCFYEILDKIVDNYFPIVYELEDALNEIEENDEEKPMDELLDRLFDIRHQLLALRHTINPVRDLLYRMLNSHHLSLVLDRREYFVDIYDHLLKLSEMVSSNREIANDIRDNYISINSHQQNQVIQVLTVITSIFAPLTFIAGIYGMNFQRMPELMWDYGYFIVLGLMGVIAVLMFIWFKRKGWF